A single genomic interval of Syntrophaceae bacterium harbors:
- a CDS encoding tetratricopeptide repeat protein, translated as MNRTRLWISAVTALAVSLAGCASDAELKEKAKGHLRIGTAHIQAGQYAPALKELMEAEKLTPNDPAVHYNMGIAYERRGFVDDAVKALQKAIALKPDYSEAHNYLGTIQLSRGLYDEAIGSFSRALANPLYETPAVPLYNMGRAYRAKGDPRAAHASFSEAIQKEPNTSLRFALELNLGTLAYEKGSYLEAERHLQRSIERAPNLAEAHYWLGMTQMQLRKRKEAAESFRKVIQLAPDSEWGTKSRENLGRL; from the coding sequence ATGAACAGGACCCGTTTGTGGATCTCGGCAGTGACGGCCCTCGCCGTGTCGCTCGCCGGCTGCGCCTCCGACGCGGAGCTCAAGGAAAAGGCGAAGGGACACCTCCGGATCGGGACGGCGCACATCCAGGCGGGCCAGTACGCCCCGGCCCTCAAGGAGCTGATGGAGGCCGAGAAGCTCACGCCGAACGACCCCGCCGTGCACTACAACATGGGGATCGCCTACGAGCGGCGGGGCTTTGTCGATGACGCCGTCAAGGCGCTCCAGAAGGCGATCGCCCTGAAGCCCGATTACTCGGAGGCGCACAACTATCTCGGGACGATCCAGCTGTCCCGGGGCCTTTACGACGAGGCCATCGGGTCCTTCAGCCGCGCCTTGGCCAACCCGCTCTACGAGACGCCCGCGGTGCCGCTGTACAACATGGGGCGGGCCTACAGGGCCAAGGGAGACCCCCGGGCCGCGCATGCCAGCTTCAGCGAGGCGATCCAGAAGGAGCCGAACACCTCCCTGCGGTTTGCGCTGGAGCTCAACCTGGGAACCCTTGCGTATGAAAAAGGCTCCTACCTGGAGGCGGAGAGGCACCTGCAGCGATCCATCGAGAGAGCGCCCAATCTCGCCGAGGCGCACTACTGGCTCGGCATGACCCAGATGCAGCTCCGCAAGCGCAAGGAGGCCGCCGAGTCCTTCCGGAAGGTCATCCAGCTTGCCCCCGACTCGGAGTGGGGGACGAAATCCAGGGAGAACCTGGGCAGGCTGTAG
- the fusA gene encoding elongation factor G — MARVKLSRIRNIGVVAHIDAGKTTVTERILFYTGKSYKMGEVHDGEAVMDWMPQEQERGITITSAVTTCDWRNHEIHIIDTPGHVDFTIEVERSLRVLDGAVVVFSAVEGVEPQSETVWHQADKYGVPKIAFINKMDRIGADFFNAVAMMKERFLSVPLPVQVPYGEAEHFRGIVDLIRMRLITWQEDTLGAAFDVSEIPADFRAEAETRREELLETLAEADDEVAEKYLGEVPLTEAELVRAIRRATVSLKIVPVLCGAALRNKGIQPVLDAVVDYLPSPEDIPPVRGVNPVTKAEETRTASDKEPFTALAFKVSMMEGRKITFVRIYSGLLKAGDEVFNATKGRKEKVARLLKMHANKRERIDVAGAGDIIAVAGLKEAQTGDTLCSESKPLILESIEFYDPVISQAIEAKTPADQEKLPEVLAKISEEDPTLKVKYDEETAQTIISGMGELHLEIVVDRLQREYNVHVNTGKPRVVYRETIQKAVEVEGRFDRELGEKRHFGHVKLVLEPLPRGSGTEIRNELPAETIPPEYHPVIEESLGEAAMSGPVAGYPVLDVRARITGGSYREGEASAVGYRIAAATAFRDGCAKADPVLLEPIMRVDVLTPRDFMGEVIGDLNARKGEVESVNPKGPVTEIRANVPLRSLFGYSTDLRSATQGRAVFTMQFLRYDKA; from the coding sequence ATGGCAAGAGTCAAGCTCTCGAGAATCCGCAACATCGGCGTCGTCGCCCACATCGACGCGGGGAAGACGACCGTCACGGAGCGGATTCTCTTCTACACGGGCAAATCTTACAAGATGGGCGAGGTGCACGACGGGGAAGCCGTCATGGACTGGATGCCGCAGGAGCAGGAGCGGGGGATCACGATCACCTCCGCCGTGACGACCTGTGACTGGAGGAACCACGAGATCCACATCATCGACACGCCGGGGCACGTCGACTTCACGATCGAGGTGGAGCGCAGCCTCCGGGTCCTCGACGGCGCCGTCGTCGTCTTCTCCGCCGTGGAGGGGGTCGAGCCCCAGTCCGAGACCGTCTGGCACCAGGCCGACAAGTACGGCGTCCCGAAGATCGCCTTCATCAACAAGATGGACCGCATCGGGGCGGACTTCTTCAACGCCGTGGCGATGATGAAGGAGCGGTTTCTCTCGGTGCCGCTGCCCGTCCAGGTCCCGTATGGGGAGGCCGAGCATTTCCGCGGGATCGTCGATCTCATCCGCATGCGGCTCATCACGTGGCAGGAAGACACCCTGGGGGCGGCCTTCGACGTCTCGGAGATCCCCGCGGACTTCCGGGCCGAGGCCGAGACCCGGCGGGAAGAGCTGCTCGAGACGCTCGCCGAGGCCGACGACGAGGTCGCCGAGAAGTATCTGGGCGAGGTGCCCCTCACGGAGGCCGAGCTCGTCCGCGCGATCCGCAGGGCCACCGTGTCCCTGAAGATCGTCCCCGTCCTGTGCGGGGCTGCGCTGCGCAACAAGGGGATCCAGCCCGTCCTGGATGCCGTCGTCGACTACCTGCCGTCCCCGGAGGACATCCCCCCCGTCAGGGGCGTCAACCCCGTGACGAAGGCCGAGGAGACGCGCACGGCAAGCGACAAGGAGCCCTTCACGGCGCTCGCCTTCAAGGTGTCCATGATGGAGGGGCGGAAGATCACCTTCGTGCGCATCTACTCGGGGCTTCTCAAGGCGGGCGACGAGGTCTTCAACGCCACGAAGGGCAGGAAGGAAAAGGTGGCCCGGCTGCTGAAGATGCACGCCAACAAGCGCGAGCGCATCGACGTGGCCGGGGCCGGCGACATCATCGCCGTGGCGGGCCTCAAGGAGGCCCAGACGGGCGACACCCTCTGCAGCGAGTCGAAGCCCCTGATTCTGGAGTCCATCGAGTTCTACGATCCCGTCATCAGCCAGGCCATCGAGGCCAAGACCCCGGCAGACCAGGAGAAGCTGCCGGAGGTGCTCGCGAAGATCAGCGAGGAAGACCCGACCCTCAAGGTCAAGTACGACGAGGAGACTGCGCAGACGATCATCTCGGGGATGGGTGAGCTGCACCTCGAGATCGTCGTGGACCGCCTGCAGCGGGAGTACAACGTCCACGTCAACACCGGCAAGCCGCGGGTGGTGTACCGCGAGACGATCCAGAAGGCCGTCGAGGTCGAAGGCCGCTTCGATCGGGAACTCGGCGAGAAGAGGCACTTCGGCCATGTGAAGCTCGTCCTCGAGCCGCTCCCGAGGGGCTCGGGGACCGAGATCCGCAACGAGCTGCCTGCCGAGACCATCCCGCCGGAATACCATCCCGTCATCGAGGAGTCCCTCGGGGAGGCGGCGATGAGCGGACCCGTGGCGGGCTACCCCGTGCTGGATGTCCGGGCCCGCATCACGGGAGGGTCCTACAGGGAAGGCGAGGCGTCCGCGGTGGGCTACCGGATAGCCGCCGCGACGGCCTTCCGGGACGGCTGTGCCAAGGCCGATCCCGTTCTCCTGGAGCCGATCATGCGGGTGGACGTCCTGACGCCGAGGGATTTCATGGGCGAGGTCATCGGCGATCTCAACGCGCGAAAGGGCGAGGTCGAATCCGTGAACCCCAAGGGGCCCGTCACGGAGATCCGGGCGAATGTCCCCCTCCGGTCGCTCTTCGGGTACTCGACGGATCTGCGCTCGGCCACCCAGGGCAGGGCGGTCTTCACCATGCAGTTCCTGCGCTACGACAAGGCCTGA
- a CDS encoding short-chain fatty acid transporter: MIRRLAGFFTYLMRHYLPDAYLFAILLTLLTAVLALVFTPSDIMKVITTWGDGIYGIIAFAMQMILILVTGYCLALTPPVSRVLNGIAALATTPVKGAMITAFVASLAGWINWGFGLIVGGFLALEIANRQRKSDFPLLIAAAYSSLGIWHMGFSGSVPLLLATPKSNLNLIEKITGQVVPISDTILAPWNIIPVLIMLFTIPFLFYFMHPKEEDSVGLTAERAKELLGETVEVERPANPTLAERIDHSYIINFVFAALGVVYLVNHFIKKGFDLNLNIVIFLFFILGVILHRKPINYVRAMNIAIRSAGGIALQFPLYGGIMGVMIGTGLAKVIAGWFVAISTKETFYMFQFWSAGVINMFVPSGGGQWAVQGPITVEAAKMMNIDMVKSAMMVAWGDQWTNMIQPFWALPLLGLAGLSAKDIMGYTTMILLWWGAILTVFALLLGFGVM; encoded by the coding sequence ATGATTAGGAGATTGGCTGGTTTTTTCACCTATCTCATGCGGCACTATCTCCCCGACGCGTACCTGTTCGCCATCCTGCTGACCCTTCTGACGGCCGTCCTGGCCCTCGTCTTCACCCCGTCGGACATCATGAAGGTCATCACGACGTGGGGTGACGGCATCTACGGCATCATCGCCTTCGCCATGCAGATGATCCTGATCCTCGTGACGGGGTACTGCCTGGCGCTCACGCCGCCTGTCAGCCGGGTCCTCAACGGGATCGCCGCCCTGGCGACGACCCCTGTCAAGGGCGCCATGATCACGGCCTTCGTGGCCAGCCTGGCGGGATGGATCAACTGGGGCTTCGGCCTCATCGTGGGCGGCTTCCTGGCCCTCGAGATCGCCAACAGGCAGAGAAAGTCGGACTTCCCTCTCCTCATCGCCGCGGCCTACAGCTCACTGGGCATCTGGCACATGGGCTTCTCGGGGTCGGTCCCCCTGCTGCTTGCGACGCCCAAGTCCAACCTGAACCTGATCGAGAAGATCACCGGCCAGGTCGTGCCGATCTCCGATACGATCCTGGCCCCGTGGAACATAATCCCCGTCCTGATCATGCTGTTCACCATCCCGTTCCTCTTCTATTTCATGCATCCGAAAGAAGAGGATTCCGTCGGCCTGACGGCGGAACGGGCGAAGGAGCTGCTGGGCGAGACCGTCGAGGTCGAGAGGCCCGCAAACCCGACACTGGCCGAGCGGATCGACCACAGCTACATCATCAACTTCGTCTTCGCGGCCCTCGGCGTCGTTTACCTGGTCAACCACTTCATCAAGAAGGGCTTCGACCTCAACCTCAACATCGTCATCTTCCTCTTCTTCATCCTCGGGGTGATCCTGCACCGCAAGCCCATCAACTACGTCCGGGCCATGAACATTGCCATCAGGTCCGCCGGCGGCATCGCCCTGCAGTTCCCCCTCTACGGCGGGATCATGGGGGTGATGATCGGCACGGGGCTGGCCAAGGTCATCGCCGGGTGGTTCGTGGCCATCTCCACGAAGGAGACCTTCTACATGTTCCAGTTCTGGTCCGCCGGCGTGATCAACATGTTCGTCCCCTCCGGCGGCGGTCAGTGGGCCGTCCAGGGGCCGATCACCGTCGAGGCGGCCAAGATGATGAACATCGACATGGTGAAGTCCGCCATGATGGTGGCCTGGGGCGACCAGTGGACGAACATGATCCAACCCTTCTGGGCCCTGCCGCTGCTGGGTCTGGCGGGACTCTCGGCCAAGGACATCATGGGCTACACGACGATGATCCTCCTGTGGTGGGGCGCCATCCTCACGGTGTTTGCCCTGCTCCTCGGTTTCGGGGTGATGTAA
- a CDS encoding HD domain-containing protein translates to MKEIANFLFEVGMLNKTPRTGFQFLGSGKESVAEHILRTLFVGYSLCKLDPSVDELKVLRMCLVHDLPEARTGDMNYMYKKYVTVDEEKAVRELTENLPFGDEIKAVLREFNEKKTRESLLAHDADQLGLILLLKEYGDLGNKYSREWLDYAVRRLCTDEGRRLADSILRTDWTQWWFRDKSDWWVNGNRK, encoded by the coding sequence ATGAAGGAGATCGCGAATTTCCTCTTCGAGGTGGGCATGCTCAACAAAACCCCGCGCACGGGGTTTCAGTTTCTCGGCTCCGGCAAGGAGTCCGTCGCGGAGCACATCCTGCGGACCCTGTTCGTCGGCTATTCGCTCTGCAAGCTCGACCCGTCCGTCGACGAACTGAAGGTGCTCCGGATGTGCCTCGTCCACGATCTGCCCGAGGCCCGGACGGGCGACATGAACTACATGTACAAGAAATACGTCACCGTCGACGAGGAGAAGGCCGTGCGGGAACTCACGGAGAACCTGCCCTTCGGCGACGAGATCAAGGCCGTCCTGAGGGAGTTCAACGAGAAGAAGACCCGGGAGTCCCTGCTGGCGCACGACGCGGACCAGCTCGGCCTGATCCTGCTGCTCAAGGAGTACGGCGACCTCGGCAACAAGTACAGCCGGGAGTGGCTGGACTATGCCGTCCGCCGGCTCTGCACCGACGAGGGCCGCAGGCTCGCGGACAGCATTCTCCGGACGGACTGGACGCAGTGGTGGTTCAGGGACAAGAGCGACTGGTGGGTCAACGGAAACCGGAAATAG
- a CDS encoding sigma 54-interacting transcriptional regulator, which translates to MSRIIEQGGTIPAPPVRTSSAFSIDKDKLIKGIYRISTFLTAPSSVEDILGKILDEVVDSMGFDRGIILLLDEAKENLYTRVVKNYSEEEARRAFSVHLNLKKHDSFETRVAKTGHYIALEDSETDPRTTETDRKISAFYKRGSTFYAPLKIEEDVIGIIAVWTKEKSRFSPDEIEILLTFANQVSIIIHITRLFEINREKIDQLLILQEAVSGLNSTYSIERIHEILIRAALRIGKAEKALIYFLDIEKNRVFINDGERGFIDDSNEYGDRVGRTIIRRAMDSGAITVRQPGREEDGIEPLYEGYPCEVAIPLKVKDRFKGVLLLGMKTGVYTRDQVNVLDILVKNAATSYDSAIMHSMLSIEAKSLKTEVEKLKEREDFLLGFHNILGKSKKMVGIFHVIEEVAKHDTNILIQGESGTGKELVSRAIHRQSQRHEKRFVDVNCAAIPGTLLESELFGYEAGAFTDARKRKIGLLEYANGGTLFLDEIGDMSLPLQAKFLRMLEDGYIRRLGGNETIPIDVRFIFATNRDLSKMVAEGSFREDLFYRISVVPIILPPLRERGDDLLLLARNYLEEFNRKFNKKVKGFTKEAEEILRRYSWPGNVRELKNIIERIMILRDVGRYITPENIPAEIKAAAAQDPVVQVDELLPLTSSSDRIDYKQAVDRLTGKIKGRILSRALQLSGGNKTKAAQLLNISRYALIRELKKAGKDAETGI; encoded by the coding sequence ATGTCACGCATCATCGAACAGGGCGGGACGATTCCCGCGCCCCCCGTTCGGACATCGTCCGCGTTCAGCATCGACAAGGACAAGCTGATCAAGGGGATCTATCGGATCAGCACCTTCCTGACAGCCCCCTCCAGCGTCGAGGACATCCTGGGAAAGATCCTCGACGAGGTCGTCGACTCCATGGGGTTTGACCGCGGGATCATCCTGCTGCTCGACGAAGCCAAGGAAAACCTCTACACGCGGGTGGTGAAGAACTACAGCGAGGAGGAGGCCCGGAGGGCCTTCTCGGTGCACCTGAACCTGAAGAAGCACGACAGCTTCGAGACCCGCGTGGCCAAGACGGGGCATTACATCGCCCTCGAGGATTCCGAGACGGACCCCCGCACGACGGAGACGGACCGGAAGATCTCCGCATTCTACAAGCGCGGCTCCACGTTCTACGCCCCCCTGAAGATCGAGGAGGACGTCATCGGCATCATCGCCGTCTGGACCAAGGAAAAATCCCGTTTTTCACCCGACGAGATCGAGATCCTGCTCACCTTCGCCAACCAGGTCAGCATCATCATCCACATCACGCGCCTCTTCGAGATCAACCGGGAGAAGATCGATCAGCTGCTCATCCTGCAGGAGGCCGTCTCGGGCCTGAACTCCACCTACTCGATCGAGCGCATCCACGAGATCCTGATACGCGCCGCCCTGCGGATCGGCAAGGCCGAGAAGGCCCTGATCTATTTCCTCGACATCGAGAAGAACCGCGTCTTCATCAATGACGGCGAGCGGGGCTTTATCGACGACAGCAACGAGTACGGCGACCGGGTCGGCAGGACGATCATCCGCAGGGCGATGGACAGCGGCGCAATCACCGTCCGGCAGCCGGGCAGGGAAGAGGACGGCATCGAGCCGCTCTACGAGGGCTACCCCTGCGAGGTGGCCATCCCGCTCAAGGTGAAGGACCGGTTCAAGGGGGTCCTGCTGCTGGGGATGAAGACGGGCGTGTACACCCGGGACCAGGTCAACGTCCTCGACATCCTCGTCAAGAACGCCGCCACGTCCTACGACAGCGCCATCATGCACTCCATGCTCTCCATCGAGGCCAAGTCGCTCAAGACCGAGGTGGAGAAGCTCAAGGAGCGGGAGGACTTCCTGCTGGGGTTCCACAACATCCTCGGAAAGTCGAAGAAGATGGTCGGGATCTTCCACGTGATCGAGGAAGTGGCCAAGCACGACACCAACATCCTCATCCAGGGGGAGAGCGGCACCGGCAAGGAGCTCGTGTCGCGCGCCATCCACCGCCAGAGCCAGCGGCACGAAAAGCGCTTCGTCGACGTGAACTGCGCGGCCATCCCCGGGACCCTCCTGGAGAGCGAGCTGTTCGGCTACGAAGCCGGGGCGTTCACCGATGCGCGGAAGCGCAAGATCGGCCTGCTGGAATACGCCAACGGGGGGACGCTGTTTCTCGACGAGATCGGGGACATGAGCCTGCCCCTGCAGGCGAAATTCCTGCGGATGCTCGAGGACGGCTACATCCGCCGCCTCGGCGGCAACGAGACCATCCCCATCGACGTGCGGTTCATCTTTGCGACGAACCGGGATCTCTCGAAGATGGTCGCGGAGGGCTCTTTCCGGGAGGACCTGTTCTACCGCATCAGCGTGGTGCCGATCATCCTGCCGCCGCTGAGGGAGCGGGGCGATGATCTGCTGTTGCTGGCCCGCAACTACCTGGAGGAATTCAACCGCAAGTTCAACAAGAAGGTCAAGGGGTTCACCAAGGAGGCCGAGGAGATCCTCCGGCGGTATTCCTGGCCGGGGAACGTCCGCGAACTCAAGAACATCATCGAGCGGATCATGATCCTGCGCGACGTGGGGCGCTACATCACGCCGGAGAACATCCCCGCCGAGATCAAGGCGGCGGCGGCCCAGGACCCCGTCGTCCAGGTCGATGAGCTTCTCCCGCTGACGTCGTCGTCGGACCGGATTGACTACAAGCAGGCCGTCGACAGGCTCACCGGGAAGATCAAGGGGCGCATCCTCTCCCGGGCGCTGCAGCTGAGCGGGGGCAACAAGACCAAGGCTGCCCAGCTGCTGAACATCTCACGGTACGCGCTGATCCGGGAATTGAAGAAAGCGGGAAAGGATGCCGAAACGGGCATTTAG
- a CDS encoding cytidylate kinase-like family protein — translation MAILTISREYRSGGQEIGTAVAERMGYDYVGKERILADLRSRGEHWISLLREVDEDRPTIWERFDWEYQGLMALVDCYIYERAMEDRVVLVGRGANFLLEGLPHVLRVRLTAPVEQRIERVMRKDGVDRKTAARLIEKMDSDRAAFVRANFHRDWYDVTAFDMVFNTAVQSFQEITDVLCGALQEKAGKLTLEAWEQLRGRMLAARIKAHIATSPRIRIPTLKVFFDGKAIILQGTVRRMADLEAVGEIVTVSAQGTPVRNELRYRL, via the coding sequence ATGGCCATTCTCACCATATCCCGTGAATACCGGAGCGGAGGGCAGGAGATCGGGACCGCCGTCGCGGAGCGGATGGGTTACGACTACGTAGGGAAGGAACGAATCCTGGCCGACCTGCGGTCGCGGGGGGAGCACTGGATCTCCCTGCTCCGCGAGGTCGACGAGGACCGCCCCACGATCTGGGAGCGCTTCGACTGGGAGTACCAGGGCCTCATGGCTCTCGTGGACTGCTATATCTACGAGCGCGCCATGGAAGACCGTGTCGTGCTCGTCGGGCGGGGCGCCAACTTCCTTCTCGAGGGTCTCCCCCACGTGCTTCGGGTGCGCCTGACGGCGCCCGTCGAACAGCGCATCGAGCGGGTGATGCGCAAGGACGGGGTGGACCGCAAGACGGCGGCCCGGCTCATCGAGAAGATGGACAGCGACCGCGCGGCGTTCGTCCGGGCCAACTTCCACCGCGACTGGTACGACGTCACCGCCTTCGACATGGTCTTCAACACCGCCGTGCAGTCCTTCCAGGAAATCACCGATGTCCTCTGCGGGGCCCTTCAGGAGAAGGCGGGGAAGCTCACCCTGGAAGCGTGGGAGCAGCTGCGGGGCCGGATGCTCGCGGCCCGGATCAAGGCCCACATCGCCACGAGCCCCCGAATCCGGATCCCGACGCTCAAGGTTTTCTTCGACGGCAAGGCCATCATCCTCCAGGGCACCGTGCGCCGGATGGCCGACCTGGAGGCCGTCGGCGAGATCGTCACCGTGTCCGCCCAGGGCACCCCCGTGCGCAACGAGCTCCGATACAGGCTCTGA
- a CDS encoding GerMN domain-containing protein produces the protein MASKRQRRTEEFKTRKKKKTVRLFFIVAVVLIGGGFLAFLFWALSDTLFPPDAQEAAARRERKEAVLLFSDANERFLVQERRLIPKGKDTAAQAEEIIRALVEGPKMGSIRTIPAGVRLLAVRVADGTAVLNFDSPFIEQHPGGTASEAATVYSLANTLALNLPEVKRIRIQVNGKDVTTIKGHIDLREPITPSQDLVKQPRAGG, from the coding sequence ATGGCAAGCAAGAGACAGCGACGGACCGAAGAATTCAAGACGCGGAAAAAGAAGAAGACCGTCAGGCTCTTTTTCATTGTCGCCGTCGTCCTCATCGGCGGCGGCTTTCTGGCCTTCCTGTTCTGGGCCCTCTCGGACACCCTCTTCCCGCCCGACGCCCAGGAGGCGGCGGCCAGGCGGGAACGGAAGGAAGCGGTGCTCCTCTTCTCCGATGCCAACGAGCGGTTCCTCGTCCAGGAGAGGCGCCTGATCCCGAAGGGAAAGGACACGGCCGCCCAGGCCGAGGAGATCATTCGTGCCCTCGTGGAGGGGCCCAAGATGGGGAGCATCCGGACGATCCCGGCGGGCGTCCGGCTGCTGGCCGTGCGCGTCGCCGACGGGACGGCCGTCCTGAACTTCGACAGCCCCTTCATCGAGCAGCACCCCGGCGGGACGGCGAGCGAGGCGGCCACCGTCTACTCGCTGGCCAACACCCTGGCCCTGAACCTTCCGGAGGTCAAGCGGATCCGCATCCAGGTGAACGGCAAGGACGTCACGACGATCAAGGGGCACATCGACCTTCGCGAACCCATCACCCCGAGCCAGGATCTTGTGAAGCAGCCCCGGGCCGGGGGCTGA
- a CDS encoding patatin-like phospholipase family protein, with amino-acid sequence MIRVLRIGIILLLLGSVAGCMWKQAPPPPVKPPAKVALVLGAGASRGFAHIGVLKILEANRVPIHLIVGTSAGSLVGSMYAYGFNAFQLQSLSFPVEKADIIDLTVPDNGFVKGEKLEAFVNHMLKDTPIEKLRIPFYAVAADIQTGEEVVFASGNTGTAVRASCSIPGVFQPVRIGSRIYVDGGIVSPVAVDYARRMGADVVIAVDISVGVESPPPKTLIETIMQSVVIMHSKIAQNQLARADIVIRPRVSHIGSADFSKRHEAVLEGEKAALEAMPQVKAALEKLKAEGRL; translated from the coding sequence ATGATTCGAGTGTTGCGAATCGGGATCATTCTTCTGTTGCTGGGCAGCGTCGCCGGCTGCATGTGGAAGCAGGCGCCCCCGCCGCCGGTAAAACCGCCCGCAAAGGTCGCCCTCGTGCTGGGCGCGGGCGCCTCGAGGGGGTTCGCACACATCGGCGTGCTCAAGATCCTGGAGGCCAACCGGGTGCCGATTCACCTCATCGTCGGCACGAGCGCCGGCAGCCTCGTCGGAAGCATGTATGCCTACGGGTTCAACGCCTTCCAGCTTCAAAGCCTCTCGTTCCCTGTGGAGAAGGCGGACATCATCGACCTGACCGTCCCGGACAACGGGTTCGTCAAGGGAGAGAAGCTCGAGGCCTTCGTCAACCACATGCTGAAGGACACGCCGATAGAAAAGCTCCGCATCCCGTTCTACGCCGTGGCGGCGGACATCCAGACAGGCGAGGAGGTCGTGTTCGCCTCGGGCAACACGGGCACGGCCGTGCGGGCCAGCTGCTCCATCCCCGGGGTCTTCCAGCCCGTCAGGATCGGCTCGAGGATCTACGTCGACGGGGGGATCGTGAGCCCCGTCGCCGTGGATTACGCCCGGCGGATGGGCGCCGACGTGGTCATCGCCGTGGACATCTCCGTGGGCGTCGAGAGCCCCCCGCCGAAGACGCTCATTGAAACGATCATGCAGTCCGTGGTCATCATGCACTCGAAGATCGCCCAGAACCAGCTCGCCCGCGCCGACATCGTCATCCGGCCGCGGGTGAGCCATATCGGCTCGGCGGACTTCTCCAAGCGCCACGAGGCGGTCCTGGAAGGCGAAAAGGCGGCACTGGAGGCGATGCCGCAGGTGAAGGCGGCGCTGGAGAAGCTGAAGGCGGAAGGCAGACTCTGA
- a CDS encoding TerC family protein → MTPDILGHISFSWEFFAALLSIILIDLILAGDNAVIIAMAVRSLPRKQRQAGILLGSGAAVLLRVALTFFAAQLLQTPYLKFAGGLIILWIGVKLFIEGNPGEEVHRESKTIWQALWVIVVADITMSLDNVLAVAGASKGNLFLLLFGLGLSIPFVVFTSSLLSMLMDKYPWIIYIGAAVLGKVGAEMIITDPVIVERFPAPVWAQYALEAFFAVGVIAAGKLWVRWKIAGKT, encoded by the coding sequence GTGACGCCGGATATCCTGGGACACATCAGCTTCAGCTGGGAATTCTTCGCCGCCCTTCTGAGCATCATCCTCATCGACCTCATCCTGGCCGGAGACAACGCCGTCATCATCGCCATGGCGGTGCGGTCCCTGCCCCGCAAACAGCGGCAGGCAGGAATCCTGCTCGGCTCCGGGGCCGCGGTTCTCCTGCGGGTCGCGCTTACCTTCTTCGCGGCCCAGCTCCTGCAGACCCCGTACCTGAAATTCGCCGGGGGCCTTATCATCCTCTGGATCGGCGTGAAGCTCTTCATCGAGGGCAACCCGGGCGAGGAGGTTCACCGGGAGTCGAAGACGATCTGGCAGGCGCTCTGGGTCATCGTGGTCGCCGACATCACCATGTCCTTGGACAACGTGCTGGCCGTGGCCGGGGCGTCGAAGGGGAACCTGTTTCTGCTCCTCTTCGGCCTCGGCCTGAGCATCCCCTTCGTCGTCTTCACGAGCAGCCTGCTGTCGATGCTGATGGACAAGTACCCGTGGATCATCTACATCGGGGCGGCCGTGCTCGGCAAGGTCGGGGCCGAGATGATCATCACCGACCCCGTCATCGTCGAGCGCTTTCCGGCCCCGGTGTGGGCGCAGTATGCGTTGGAGGCCTTTTTCGCCGTCGGCGTGATCGCAGCCGGCAAGCTGTGGGTCCGCTGGAAAATCGCCGGGAAAACATGA